The Allocoprobacillus halotolerans nucleotide sequence TTTGGGATTCAGGACTTCATAAAAAGGTTTTTGATGATGCTTATGAACATACACACATACTTGAGAAGCCTGAATTGGTGTATGATACCACTTCTTGGAATAAACTTTTTAAAACAAGTTTCTATAAAAAAATAATTTTCAGTTTCCTGAAAAAATTCTTTACGAAGATATTCCGGTAACTATACCTGCGCATTTTAAGGCTAATTCAGTAGGTATTATAACAGATATATGTTATTTATGGAGAACAAGAGATGGAGTTAGTAAATCTATTACTCAGAATAGAACAGAAGTGAAAAATTTTACTGATCGTATTAAAATCATGGATATGGTTAATAGCTTTTATGATAAAAATGTAACAGATAGAACTGCTTTATTAATGAAAGATTATAAATGGCTTGATGTCGATTTGAAATTATATGTAAACCAGTTTCCAGATGCAAGTGATGAATATAGAAAAATTGCTACTAAAGAAATTCAAAGGTACTTAGACTCTATAAATCCTGATGCTTTTCAAATGTTAAGAAGTATTGATAAAATGAAATACTATTACATTAATAAAAATAAGATAGATAGATTATTAGATTTATTGGAATATCAAAAGACTACATTTAAATCATTATCAATTCACAAAAAACAAAACTCATATATTGGAAATTTTCCAATGAAAGATATTCCTGATGATTTGAAAAATATGACAAAGGAATTAGAATTTTATCCACCTGTTGAAGCTGTTAGAAAGATTGAATTTTCTCAAAATACCCTTAAAATCCAATGTGTTTTTTATATATCAAGATTAAAAAAACAGGATGATTTCGAAGCTAAAGCATATTTATATAATAAAAAAAGGAATCAAAAAATACCTTTAAATATCATTAGAAAGTCATCTAAAGATTTGACAAATAAAAGAGGATACCGTTTTTGCAGGAAACCAATAAGAGTTGTTAAATATGATTACTCTCATTGTGCATATGAAATTATGATAGATTTAAATAATGAAAAAGTTATTGATTTATTGAAAGAAAGTTGCTTTATTCAAATAAATTATACTAATGGGATTATCAATCAAACATTTCTTTTAGGCAAGTCCGATTCAGAGAGTATGAATTTAATACAACATTATGGATTGGATTGTAGCATAATAAAAACTCATTTGATGAATAATGGGAATTTACAGATACAAAAAGAAGAGAATATATTATACGTTGATAAATATAATATTGAAAAAGGAAATGTTGTTTTTGAAAATATTCAGTCTCTAAATTTATATCATAATTATTTGAATATAGAGTGTAATAGTATGATACCTCTTAAAGATTTGGATTGTGGAACGTACGATGTTTTAGCAGATTCAAAGTTTATATCTATAAAATGTCAATCACAACAATTCAAAGATGAAAATAATATATATTTTATTGAAAATGGCTTGAATGGAAATTTACAAATTAAAAAGTACGTCTCACAAATTTTAGTTGACGACATTCAATTTCAGAACAATAAGATAATTTTTGATCTTCAATATTCTAATTACTTATTTGATGAAATACCAAGTTTAGTTCTGTCTAATAAAAAATATAATTATGATATATATATCGAACCTAAAGAATATGATAAATTTAAGGCAAAATTTTTAATACAATTAGATGATTCTGCTTTTATATCACAATTGGCTAATGGTGAATATACTTTTACTCTTCACAATAAATTTAAGAATGTTTATCCGTTGAAAGTATTATTGAAAGATAATGTATATAAATATAAGATATTTGATAGAATATTATATTTCTCTTTTAGTAATAATGAAATAAATTTAAAAGTGGACCATGAATGGAAAGCATATGAAAATACGAGAAAAAAGAGAAGAATATTGAAGAAATACATCTATCCTTTATTAAGACTATTGCCACTTAATAAAAAAACAATTATATTTGAAGGATGGTGGGGTGCCAAGTATCATTGTAATCCAAAATATTTATATGAGTATATAAATAAGCACTATCCTAAATATAGGTGTATTTGGTTCTTAAATGATAACTATATTCCTATTCATGGAAATGCAAAAAGAGTTCGTAGAAAATCATTACAGTATTATTATTATTTATCAGTTGGAAAGTATTTTGTAAATAATGTTAACTTCCATGATGAATATGTAAAAAGAAAAGGTCAAATAGAGATTCAAACTATGCATGGAACACCTTTAAAAACACTTGGGTTGGATGTTCCAGGTGAGTTAGATGATCCTCAAGATAGAGAGAGATTTTTACGTAGACGTGCTAGATGGGATTATTTAGTAGTTCAAAGTCATAGAGCTTCACAAATTACATCAAGTTGTTATGCGTATAATAAAGAATTTTTACGTACGGGGTACCCAAGAAATGATATTTTATTTGAAAAGAATAACTTAAATGATATTAATAAGATTAAAGAAAAAATGGGAATACCTCTAGATAAAAAAGTTTTAATGTATGCACCAACATGGCGAAAACGAAATTTTTTTGATATGCATATGAATATTGAAGATATGAAAAAAGCTTTAGGTGATAAGTATATTCTTATATTAAGAATACATCCTTTTGCCTATAAAGGATTTGATGAAACTATCTTAAATGATTTTGTTTATAATTTTTCTACATATGAAAGTGTTGAGGAATTATATTT carries:
- a CDS encoding CDP-glycerol glycerophosphotransferase family protein, with the translated sequence MKNFTDRIKIMDMVNSFYDKNVTDRTALLMKDYKWLDVDLKLYVNQFPDASDEYRKIATKEIQRYLDSINPDAFQMLRSIDKMKYYYINKNKIDRLLDLLEYQKTTFKSLSIHKKQNSYIGNFPMKDIPDDLKNMTKELEFYPPVEAVRKIEFSQNTLKIQCVFYISRLKKQDDFEAKAYLYNKKRNQKIPLNIIRKSSKDLTNKRGYRFCRKPIRVVKYDYSHCAYEIMIDLNNEKVIDLLKESCFIQINYTNGIINQTFLLGKSDSESMNLIQHYGLDCSIIKTHLMNNGNLQIQKEENILYVDKYNIEKGNVVFENIQSLNLYHNYLNIECNSMIPLKDLDCGTYDVLADSKFISIKCQSQQFKDENNIYFIENGLNGNLQIKKYVSQILVDDIQFQNNKIIFDLQYSNYLFDEIPSLVLSNKKYNYDIYIEPKEYDKFKAKFLIQLDDSAFISQLANGEYTFTLHNKFKNVYPLKVLLKDNVYKYKIFDRILYFSFSNNEINLKVDHEWKAYENTRKKRRILKKYIYPLLRLLPLNKKTIIFEGWWGAKYHCNPKYLYEYINKHYPKYRCIWFLNDNYIPIHGNAKRVRRKSLQYYYYLSVGKYFVNNVNFHDEYVKRKGQIEIQTMHGTPLKTLGLDVPGELDDPQDRERFLRRRARWDYLVVQSHRASQITSSCYAYNKEFLRTGYPRNDILFEKNNLNDINKIKEKMGIPLDKKVLMYAPTWRKRNFFDMHMNIEDMKKALGDKYILILRIHPFAYKGFDETILNDFVYNFSTYESVEELYLVSDIVITDYSSVMFDYTILNRPILFYTYDLKEYRDYLRGFNFDFEKEAPGPLIENYEELKQAILDIENVSKKYDNALQKFRKTFNEYEKGTASEQIFKKVFEK